Genomic DNA from Eleutherodactylus coqui strain aEleCoq1 chromosome 8, aEleCoq1.hap1, whole genome shotgun sequence:
CTTTTGGTAATCCGGAAGTGCGATCTGGCAACTGTCTGTTTAACTATATTTGGGGTCACTGTGCTTATCTTCCATTTCATCAGTTTTCTTTGTGCCCAAGGCAGCAGCTCCACTGTTAATACACAGCAAGGAGACATAATGAAGACATGTAGTATAAGCATCTACATAACATCCCTCAGTCATTTCTACACATCTCTTGCTCCAatacacatccatccatcttcaCCTCGCATGCACACTTATTCTACAGGTTAGCGAAAATCAGGCTGCAGACGGGTGCAGGACTAGACCGCATGCAGGGGGTGTTTGCAGTCTCCGATCACGGAGgagtatacactgaatggccactttagagACACCCATCCAGTAGGTGATGAACTTCCACTGGCctgcagaaccgcagcaattcgtcTGGTCATAAATGCTGAACTTGTTCCCAAAGGCCAATAGTCCTGCAGGACGGGAAGCTTCTTCTAGTTGCTGCACATTgggtggaggtgctgacatgtgcTGAGCAGCGGACAGGTTTATGCCATTTGCACCAAATTCAGcacgtgcaacagaaatctggacttatctgaccaggcgatggttTCTCACTGTGATACAATTTTGACGCTATTTTGCCCCGTTTGTTAGACACAATGTGCCGAAAGTGGTGGTTGTAATAATAATGATTATTTATATAACGCCAACGTATTCCTTAGCGCTTTACAAACTaggaaaaaaacatacaaaaaaaaaataggtcatacCGTCCAGTAATAAACCGATGCGCATCTTGAATCATAGGGGTGAGGGCCCGGCTCACAAGAGCCTGCAGACTACAAGACCGCTCtcacccttttttgttttttaaccacaGTGTTTAGTCTGGAGTTTGAAACGCCCGCTAAAAACACTGTAAACGCctccattgttttcgatggggcttctcagacgagcttTAAGAACGCTATCTGCTCTATTTTAAGGCATTTCCGTGATTTGTAACATACCACATTACCCACTGTAATGACAGGGTGCCTAACAAACACCGTTCAaaaacacagcttttttttttttattaacgccTGTGAGTAGCCTTTCGGAGTTTACACACAGGATATTATACATATAGCTATGTATAAGCAGATAAGAGGTGCGATGGGCTGTGTAGGGGATGCagagggaagaagggggtcaggtcTCCAAGGGGGAGTGTAGAGGCAGGGTAGATGGAGAAAAGTTTAGACTAAGTAATAaagtaggcctccctaaaaagatgcgtttttagggcacgctTAAAGCTGTGGGAGTTGGAAATTAACCCAATTGTCCGGGGTGGTGCATTCCAGAAgactggtgcagctcaggaaaatcTTGGGGATGGTAGTGGGAGGTTCGAATTAGAAAGGAATTTTGTCTAAGGtccttagcagagtggagagcacaGGTAGGGATGGTAGACCGAGATGAGGGCGGAGATGGAGGGCGGTGCAGCTCTGTGGAGAGCCTCATGGATGagagtgaggagtttaaattgcaTTCTATATTTGACAAGCAACCGATGCAGAGCCACTGGCACAGGGCGGGGGAACCGATGCAGAGCCACTGGCACAGGGCGGGGGAACCGATGCAGAGCCACTGGCACAGGGCGGGGGAACCGATGCAGAGCCACTGGCACAGGGCGGGGGAACCGATGCAGAGCCACTGGCACAGGGCGGGGGAACCGATGCAGAGCCACTGGCACAGGGCGGGGGAACCGATGCAGAGCCACTGGCACAGGGCGGGGGGGCGGGGACCGATGCAGAGCCACTGGCACAGGGCGGGAGGGGAGGTGGGAACCGATGCAGAGCCATTGGCAcagggcgggaggggggggggggggggggggacacacacaccgaTGCAGAGCCACTGGCACGGGGcggggcgggaggggggggggggggacggacacACCGATGCAGAGCCACTGGCACAGGGCGGGGACCGATGCAGAGCCATTGGCACAgggcgggaggggaggggggaccgACCGATGCAGAGCCACTGGCACACGGGGGGGACCGATGCAGAGCCACTGGCACAGGGCGGGGACCGATGCAGAGCCATTGGCACAGGGCGGGAGAAACCGACCGATGCAGAGCCACTGGCACAGGGCGGGGGGGAACTGATGCAGAGCCACTTGACAAAAAGAGGAGCATGGGTGCTGAATTCAGGattgattggagaggggagagcttGAAGAGGGAGAAGATCAATCAGTAGCAAGTTACCGTACTCAAGCAGAGAATGGATAAGGGTGATAGTAAGAGTTTTTGCTGTTTCCACAGCGAGGGAAGGGCAGATTCAGGAGAcgtttctgaggtgcaggtgacacaaGCGAGCGACTGACTGAATACGGGAAGTGAAGGAAAAGGTCAGAATTAAATGTGACCCCAAGACAGGAGGCGTTCTGCTGAGCAGTTCTGGTGGTAACACAGACTCAGATTGAGATATCAGGTTTGGgtcggtcagaagatggcgggaatgcaagaagttcagtttttgatcGATTATGTTTTATATACAGATGTGACCGTGTTAGGAACAGCGGACAATCACCAGCATTCTGTAGAAGCAGAGATGTAATGTCACTAAAAGAAGTATATAATTGGGTAAAGTCAGTGCAACAATGGTATTGAAACCCAAATCtactgatagtttgtccaatagggagAAGAGGACCAAGGACCGAAtcctgaggaaccccaacagcaaatgGAAGACGAAAAGAAGTAGAGCCGGCAAATGCTACATTGAAAGATCAGAAAAGGTAGAAGGAAACCATAAAGAGCGGAGTATCCTTAAGGATCAGTAGAAAGCGGTCACAATACGATTTAGTCATCAGAAGATCGTCTGACACGTTAGTAGAAGCGGTCGTCTACAGCTATGGCCACCCATGCTACAGAATTAGTTGtattcggacacattagttggagcaccagaattgtatttggctgcagtttccttgactgtgcagtgcctgttaGTTAAAATGATTCcaaacatcctcctctgacccctttcagtattGAGTGGTTTCCATCTGTGGGATCTCCTTTTGCTGCAAGTTATttcttgatcacgccattctcagcACACGCTCAAGCCTGTTACATGAGGAAAACCCCAtgcagttggcagtgacatcctggcccggctagtccagcaccaatgaccaggcctcattggaggtcgctcagatcgctggattttcccatctaatgtggattcacactgaaactgaccaACGGAAAACCTGTCAcagttttatgctgcactccggggtcacgggtctaGTTTCTATACAGGGAACCTCTAATCGTgaaagggccgggggctctaataaagtggtcactcAGTGTAGGTGCAAACAGTCGTATACTCATATAAATGGTTGATTTTAAATAGGACTAATTGCAaagtaaaggccattttacattcCTTGATGGATGCCCAATGAGCGGCACCAATTACTGAAATCAGCAGTTGTCTACTTGCCTTGACACAGACTCTGATCATTTGCCTCCTACATAGTTTAATAGTCAGCAAAGCATTCCATTTACATATCAGATGCATTCACGACAATTCATGTATAGGGTTATGCCGGATGTCCATACAGGCTTCAGGCTTTACGGAATAAGTAATCATATAAGCCTGTATTCTCACCTTTTTCATCCTGAGTGGCAAAATAAATAGTTGGGGGTGTGGTGGGGAACAGGCTTGGAGTGAGGGCGGGTCTGACAATTACATCCACATCCGAGGTCACAGAGTCCATATCGGGAGCACATTGACTAGAAAAGAACATCTGCACTTCAATTGTTGCAAGATCCATTTTTACACTGGCAATTCAAGGCCTGTGATATCACGGGTTGGATAATACAAAGCAATGGTGGGATTGTCCCACGCCAACAGTATCAAAGGTAATGAGCAATGGGAAAACAGCGTTGTATAGTCAAGAGGGTCCCCCGGGTGGGATTCAGAGTTTGTATAGAACGGGATCAAGATCCAATCctcctccatacaatgcaggtgccggctgtcTGACACCCCAACCCAACAGCCACCATCAGCATTAACGCTTTAAATGCCTACTGTCAGTTtagatagcagcatttaaataccccGGTCGGTATTCCAGGGTCCTGAAAGGGCCCACAGAAATGAGACTGTGAGGTGCCATttgattgccatggcagcctttGGTGTTCTGAAGGCCTCTagggctgccatggctgattgcctatcaaaccatgcctgtagcatggcttgatagaGTGTCTGTCagaacacagtataatgcaatactatgttattgcattatactctgtAAGCAAACAAACGACTGCAAGTTAAAGAGTACTATGGGGATTTGAAAAGCAGGATGTCACACTAAAATTAGTTTTCAAACAACTTTgttggcggaaaaataaaaatgtttcattCTCCGCAGACGCCCCTCTGCTTGCCTCTTTCTGTATGCGCATCTTCCATTAATCTCCACGGTAGTTACACGTACAGAAAGAGTCAAGtagtttatggggttcaaagctgatgacagtgtccctttaagtgAGAAGGCCAAGCAATAGAAGATACAATCCAAATAAATTCGCACACATACCTGGAAATATCTGCTATGGATGTGGTGGACGACGCTTGGACAACGGCAGGATCTGAAGAAGACGACAAATATAGAATAGTTAAGAATGTACATTATATCCAGGATCATCAGAAAGTACGTTTATGGGACTGAAAGAGCAATGAATGTGTAACTACAaaccttcctcatcctcctcttcctcttggctGTCATCTAAGCCTTCGGGAAGCTCCTCCTCAGTGCTGTCCAGATCAGAGTTTGGCACAGTAATGCTAAGTTGGAGAAAAGATTAAAGTATGGCAAGATTGACCAAAACCAACTACAAAGCATTCAATTCCAGGGTTGTAGCCTTTTTAAGAATGGGCTTTACCACAACAGGCACTTTCAGCTATGGCCCCAGCAATGAACAAATATCTATAGGTTACCCAATGTTGCCAATTGAGACAGCAGCCAAAATAAGTACTAGAAGACACCGACATGCCGAAAATCATGGGATAGGAATGAATATTGTGTAGGACACCCTCTAGCCCAGCAAAGTTCAGCAACTCAACGGGTCATCAATttcacaagtggatggaagacgtCTGGAAGGATGTTGAGCTGTCTGGAAAGTCCCGTCCCCCCCCACCTCCAACCTTGTGTTATTTGCAGCTGCAGGATCTTGGGTGCGACTGGACCTCCCCACCATACCCCATTAATGCACTATTGGGCTCATGTAGACCCAACATTCAGACAACATCATTTGTAGGAACTCTAAAGAATGCTCCTTGAACCCATTCTGGATAACTTTGGCCTGATGGTAcagggcattatcctgctggaatatcccatcattgtggggtacatagagtccatgaagggctgcaaatggtcaccaaacaGTGAAATGTAGTGGGCGCtcgtcaatgatgtgtttaggcggaccagtggacccaacccatgctgTGAGAACAccgcacaccagtatggaaccaccaccagtttTCAAAGCAGCTTGTTGACAAcaggggtccatggcttcatggggtttgCACTACACaagaaccctaccatcagcccaaaacaattggtatCAGGATTCATCAGACCACACCACATATTGCTAGGCCTCTCAGGTCCAGTTAGCAACCCCAAGAACCCAGGTGAGGCGCTGTCTGGTGTAACCAGAGGCGTTCTGGTGGGTCTTCTACTCCCATGTCTCATGGAAGATATAGAAAGCTGCGCTGACCTGCAGGACATACATGTATGGGgtctcctgcattgaatgtggatgtgatgcCGGCTGGAGTCGCTTGTCATTATCATTAAGCACCCATGGTTGGCCACTGCACCGCCCACTGTGGGTAGTAATGCCCTCTGACATTTTCTCAATACACAATGACATGTGGCTCAAGGAATATCAATTGCCCACCCAAAATCGTAAATGGAACATCCCATTTGTTTTGACACCCATTATCATTCCACATTCAAACTCCAATTGTGATGCCTCGCCATGAGcatgctggccagtgttcaacctcattcACTGGATAACTTATACAGGTATAGGCATCCCTGAGCCATCTCTTGAGGTAATGCTATTTCATCATCGATTAACATActcctatcccatgacttttggcatgtagcTGTATTATAGGTAAAATCTAATGTGGCGTGAGAGAGAAAGCGCGATTGTGGAAACTACTGATGAGAAGCACTATTCATGGCACTTTAAATAAATTATACTGCATATGCAAATATGAGGACCCCCTGTCATTGCAGATCTTGGCATGTCATCTATCACTTTATGCCAACTGAACCCACTATAAACTATTTGCATAGTTACAGAATCTTTGACCCTCTGAAGGAACTCAACTTACTCAAGGTCATTTGCTACAGCTTCACAGGATTTATTAAGATGTATGGTGGAGATCTGAGAAGCCACCACAGTTATGTTCCGTCGATGAGTGGTCTCGCCATTCACCGGGAGTAAGGGTTCACTTTTCAAGGCTGGAAGAGAAGCAGAGTTATCAAGGAGGCACAAGTTGTCTCCTATGGCAAGAAGGCTGGCACTGTTTTGCTGGGTGCAGATGTTGGCATGGTTAGCGCTGGAAGCACCGATATCCCAATTAAGGCTTGGACCGTCTGACGCCAGGCTGCTAGGATCAATGTCTTTTTGGTGGCCTGGATGTGCGGAGGATTGTGCTGTGGCACTGCTGGCACGAGCCTCATCATTTTGGCAGACAGCTTTAGTAGAAATTTCAAGTTGTGCTTCACAGCCGGCGGAAAAATGACTTCCTGTCAATCGCCTCACAGCCTCGGTTAGTTGGACTTTTCTATGAGGAGAGCTGCAAACTTTATTATTTTCAAGTATGTGCCATGTAGTTTCCTCAGCTTTGGCCTTCTCCTCTCCGATATTGGATGAAGAGGCTGCCTTGCGGGACACAATCCCCGAGCGGATGCCAGTGTGATTAAATAAAGGAACCGTCCCATTAGGTTGGCCGAAGTCTTCTTTTTCACCGGAAGTCAATGAAGCAGACTTTGCTCCAACCTGAGAGGGGCTTGGCGTCATCTTCTTATCTACATGCGGATGTAAAGGCACTTTAGCACTGCTTGGTCGTAGAAAAGAGTTGGTAATTAAGGCTGGCCTGGAAGGATCTGAGGTCAGCTTGGCTCCAACACTGGAAGGTCTTCGAATACCAACGTCGGTGAGCTCACCGGCTGCGCTTGGCAGGTGGAACTGATCTATCAATGAAGACGTCATGTCACTTTCGGTTTTGGCAGATTTAAGGAAAGGCCTGACTGGTGGATACCTGTAGCGGGTGGAGACACTCCTCTGACTTTCTGTCCTCGGCCCTATGGTAGGAGTTGTCGGTTTTTGGCAAGCTCTACGGAAAACCAATGTTCTTTCAAGAGTGTCATGCAGTGGCCTTCGCCCAGTTGGTGGAGAAGGTGTTAAAGGTGTTATTGTCTTGCTGGGCTCAGAGAACAAATAAGGACGAGGGAACATGTAATAAGCAGATCGGGGATCATGAGCCAAATGGACATGTTCTCTGTGGAGCTTGCGGATGGGCAAGAACTTTTCGGAAGAGCGATTACTTTTGGGTCCCTTAAGTCCTTCTGGATGAGAAGTAGCCAGTTTCCGATTGCCTTCACCTCCAAGCTCAGCTATATACACCTGTGTCTCGACCGAGGCCATGAATGGCCATCTCCCAGGTATTAGTCCAGTGTGACACTCTCCTTAGTGCTTCATTGTTCTGTGCTTGAACATGTTCTTGCATCTACAATGGTTAAGAAGAGAGGAGGTTACCGATGCTACCATATCAATTATAATCATTGAGATCTCTATGGATtagagtacttttacatgggccaatagtcatCCAAGTGATCAGTGACATGAGATTACAGACGGTCGTCCTGTGTACACACAACGGGACAAATCAGCAAGAATCGTTCACTCCTTAGTGTAGCTTgccttttagctcacctaaaaccaaGCGAATATTGGCTTGCGTAAACAGGAAGCtcatctttgaacgactgcctgtttaccctgAATGGAGGtaggcggccggaagagatcttcgATGCACTCAGCTTCCATTCAGTGTCTGTACATtgctcctaaaggcccatttacaccagcagatgatcgctcaaacgacagttagagtgacagctttgagcgatcattttgcatacactattaagtagctacttaagagcaattatgtatgcaaatgaagccttcactggaagcagttaatagcccaaggctatttcCAGTAATTCagta
This window encodes:
- the TTLL4 gene encoding tubulin monoglutamylase TTLL4 isoform X1, with translation MASVETQVYIAELGGEGNRKLATSHPEGLKGPKSNRSSEKFLPIRKLHREHVHLAHDPRSAYYMFPRPYLFSEPSKTITPLTPSPPTGRRPLHDTLERTLVFRRACQKPTTPTIGPRTESQRSVSTRYRYPPVRPFLKSAKTESDMTSSLIDQFHLPSAAGELTDVGIRRPSSVGAKLTSDPSRPALITNSFLRPSSAKVPLHPHVDKKMTPSPSQVGAKSASLTSGEKEDFGQPNGTVPLFNHTGIRSGIVSRKAASSSNIGEEKAKAEETTWHILENNKVCSSPHRKVQLTEAVRRLTGSHFSAGCEAQLEISTKAVCQNDEARASSATAQSSAHPGHQKDIDPSSLASDGPSLNWDIGASSANHANICTQQNSASLLAIGDNLCLLDNSASLPALKSEPLLPVNGETTHRRNITVVASQISTIHLNKSCEAVANDLDITVPNSDLDSTEEELPEGLDDSQEEEEDEEDPAVVQASSTTSIADISSQCAPDMDSVTSDVDVIVRPALTPSLFPTTPPTIYFATQDEKVELLPWAQRKLMKWKISTVTPNIVKQTVARSHFRITKKNHDWLGCWGHHMKSTGFKAIREYQKLNHFPGSFQIGRKDRLWRNLSKMQARFGKREFNFFPQSFVLPQDIKLLRKAWEEGGTRQKWIVKPPASARGLGIQVIHKWSQLPKKRPLLVQRYLHKPYLIGGSKFDLRIYVYVTSYDPLRVYLFTDGLVRFASCKYSSSMKSLSNKFMHLTNYSVNKKNADYKANADESACQGHKWALKALWSYLNQKGFSTEKIWEKIKEMVIKTIIASEPYVNSLMKMNVQNPYSCHELFGFDIMLDENLKPWVLEVNISPSLHSNSPLDVKIKGQMIRDLLNLAGFLLPIKEATSCNNANSNSSVLGKDHGRSTEIQNEEKMKRAHYLSQKIPDKDLYATVLEQLTPEDVRVLVETEDELSRCGQFERVFPSAISSRYLRFFEQQRYFNILTNQWEQKYYANREKGQGLLRSLCLMNYHTGSASHSPLRSPQRSPGQSAMCLNGCSKGGTSPPSRLPPSPEEQLKPFKTSPLHQQPDLSTGPLLSHILSSVPESALVM
- the TTLL4 gene encoding tubulin monoglutamylase TTLL4 isoform X2, with amino-acid sequence MASVETQVYIAELGGEGNRKLATSHPEGLKGPKSNRSSEKFLPIRKLHREHVHLAHDPRSAYYMFPRPYLFSEPSKTITPLTPSPPTGRRPLHDTLERTLVFRRACQKPTTPTIGPRTESQRSVSTRYRYPPVRPFLKSAKTESDMTSSLIDQFHLPSAAGELTDVGIRRPSSVGAKLTSDPSRPALITNSFLRPSSAKVPLHPHVDKKMTPSPSQVGAKSASLTSGEKEDFGQPNGTVPLFNHTGIRSGIVSRKAASSSNIGEEKAKAEETTWHILENNKVCSSPHRKVQLTEAVRRLTGSHFSAGCEAQLEISTKAVCQNDEARASSATAQSSAHPGHQKDIDPSSLASDGPSLNWDIGASSANHANICTQQNSASLLAIGDNLCLLDNSASLPALKSEPLLPVNGETTHRRNITVVASQISTIHLNKSCEAVANDLDITVPNSDLDSTEEELPEGLDDSQEEEEDEEDPAVVQASSTTSIADISSQCAPDMDSVTSDVDVIVRPALTPSLFPTTPPTIYFATQDEKVELLPWAQRKLMKWKISTVTPNIVKQTVARSHFRITKKNHDWLGCWGHHMKSTGFKAIREYQKLNHFPGSFQIGRKDRLWRNLSKMQARFGKREFNFFPQSFVLPQDIKLLRKAWEEGGTRQKWIVKPPASARGLGIQVIHKWSQLPKKRPLLVQRYLHKPYLIGGSKFDLRIYVYVTSYDPLRVYLFTDGLVRFASCKYSSSMKSLSNKFMHLTNYSVNKKNADYKANADESACQGHKWALKALWSYLNQKGFSTEKIWEKIKEMVIKTIIASEPYVNSLMKMNVQNPYSCHELFGFDIMLDENLKPWVLEVNISPSLHSNSPLDVKIKGQMIRDLLNLAGFLLPIKEATSCNNANSNSSVLGKDHGRSTEIQNEEKMKRAHYLSQKIPDKDLYATVLEQLTPEDVRVLVETEDELSRCGQFERVFPSAISSRYLRFFEQQRYFNILTNQWEQKYYANREKGQGLLRSLCLMNYHTGSASHSPLRSPQRSPGQSAMCLNGCSKGGTSPPRLPPSPEEQLKPFKTSPLHQQPDLSTGPLLSHILSSVPESALVM